A window of Halobaculum roseum genomic DNA:
CCTCCGCATACCCGAGATCCATCAGGACGGCCCACAGCTGACCGTACGCGTCGCCATCCGGGACGACCAGGTCGATATCTTTCGTCGCCCCCTTGAGGTCGCGCAGCGACATCGCGCCACCACCGATCAAGTAGACTGTGAGCGGTTCAGATAGCCCGCCCCCGATTCGCTGGAATTCGTTCTCGATGTACTCACGTCCGAATGTTGGTCTCATAGTAAATCAATAGAGGTGCCCGAAACTACGGGTACGGGAGAAAACCAGCACTCGTGAGTCGTCTCACGGTCCATGGCAGGGTTGACTCTCTACTATATCTTATTAATACTTTTAATCACAGGTTGTGTTGTGATGTATATGGAGGTCCACCGCACTGTTCCGGTCAAACTCGATGTGACCGAAGAGCAGGCGGAACTGCTTCACGAGACCATCGACGAGTTTCGGTGGGCCGCCAACTATGTCGTAGATGCCGCGTGGGACGGTGAATGGGCCGAAACCCGAAAGTCCGTCCTGCACGACCTGACCTACGACGAACTACGCGAGCAGACACGGCTTCACAGCAACCACGTTCAGTCGGCTCGCGACCGTGCCGTTGACGCACTTGAAAGTGTGCTCGCGAAGTGGTCGAAAGGTGAGTACGCTTCATTGCCCACGTTCACCTCGCCCTTCGTGGAATATAACCAGCGAAACGCCACATTCCACGACGACCACGCCTCGTTATCTACCGTCGATGGACGCGTTATTGTCGAGTACGTCATTCCCGAGGTAACCGGTGAAACGCCCTTCTCCGAATATCTGCGGAGCAACAAGTGGGAGACTACTGGTGCGACACTCCATTATCGCCGTGGCGATTTCTACCTCCACGTCCGAACAAAGGCGGATGTGGACGACCCCGTTCCAGCCGAGAACGGAACGGTTCTCGGTGTGGACCTCGGGGTCGAGAACATCGCCGTTACTTCGACTGGCGTGTTCTGGTCTGCCGACGAACTCAACCACTGGCGACAGGAGTACGTTCAGCGCCGCAAATCGCTCCAAGAGTGTGGGTCGCGGTGGGCTCATGAGAACGTCCAAGCGGTCGGACGCAAGGAGACGGGACGCTTCAAGCAGTATCTTCACCGTGTCGCGAACGAACTCGTAGACGAGGCAGCTGAAAATGGCTGCACGGTGATCGCCTTCGAGAACTTGACGGATATCCGCGATCGGATGCCAGATGCCCGTAAGTTCCACGAGTGGGCGTTCCGTCGCCTGTACGACTACGTCTCGTACAAGGCCGAGGTACTCGGGATCCAGGTTGAGCAAGTGAACCCGAAGAACACGTCGAGACGGTGTTCATCTTGTGGGTTCACACACGAGGACAACCGCCCCGCACAGGACGCGTTCTGCTGTCAGTCCTGCGAGTACGAGAACCACGCGGACTACAACGCAGCCAAAAACATCGGCTATCGACTCCTTCGCAACCAAACTGGCGGCGAAGGAGGCGCACCCGTAGGCGTGCGCTTGAACACCGGGATGCTGAACGCGAACGGGGTCAAGCCCCTGCCGGATTCGGCTAGAGCGGGAGTCCACGGTGAACACCACGGTCCTTAGGCCGTAGTGAGCTTACTGTGGTAGTGGCACCTCGTAGTTAGCCGCCAGCTCCTGGAACTCGTCCCACTCCGGGAGTCGCTCGTCATCAACCTCGCCGTACGTCTCGAGGTAGCGGAGCAGGGCGTCGATTTCGTCTTCGAGACCATACTTCGCCGCCTGCTCTCGGAGGTCCGCCTCGTCGACGTCGACGTGGCTGAGCAGGAGGAGACAGTACGAGCGGTGGCGGCTGCCGTCGTCGATCAAGAGGGTGTGACAGCAGAGCTCCGCCGGTGAGACTACGTCGAGGTCCTCGGAGTAGACGTAGTAGCGGTGGCCGGTGAGCAGGAACTGGAGGTCGAAGGCCGCGAACCGACCGAGGCCGGTTTCGTGGAACCCCTCTGCCTCGATCTCCGTCTCAGCCTGGGCGAGGAATTCGTCGTAGTCCTCCCAGAGAATCGTGCCCTTCGGGGCGACGGCTTCGAGGCGCTGGCGATGTAGATGATGTGTGAGTTCACGCGCGAACTCGTGGAGGCGGTCGAAGTCGGCGTTGAACTCGTAGTGGCCGTCGACGGTCCCGACGAGCCCACGGTCGCGAAACCGCTTGAGGACGCGGTTGACCGTGTTGCGGTAATTGTCGCTTCGGTCGGCGATCTCGGAGACGGTTCGCGGCTGGTCGAGGTAGTACAGCACCTCGAGTGCCTTGCCGGTCAGCAGCTCGGGGAACTCGATGTGGGAGTGCTGGCGGACGAGGTCCTGGTAGAGCTCGACGGCGCGAGCATCCGACGGGATAACTCGTTTTCGGCGGCCGTCGCGTTCCGTGTAGACGAGCCCTTTCTCAACGAGGTCGCCGACGGCACGAGAGAGGTAGCTCTCGCTGTGGTCGAGCTTCGTCGCGATCTCGGAGATCGTGTCGCCGCGGTCGACCGTAGCGAGGACCTCGAGTTCGATGCGCCGGAGCACGGTGTAACATAGTACGAAACTTGTATATAAAGAAGTTTCGAGTAGTGTTACAGCCAACAATCGCGAGAACCGCCCCCATCGGCTTAACCAACAAAACTATGGGTTCATGGGCCGTGTTGGTTAACACGAGAGTAGCCGATGTCCTACGAACCACCGCCCCCACCGGCGAACCTCCCGACGGAGATCGTCAACACGCTCAATGAAGCCACACCGGAGCATCTTCGGGACGCTGCCAGCTACGCCGAGGCGTTGGCCGAACACAAAGAGCGGGAAGCCCGTCTCGAGGAGGAAGCGGACGACGCCGACGTCGAGGAGCGCCCCGATGACCTCCCAGACGACGTGCCGGCGAAGGCGACGATCACGATCAAGGAGATCAACGACAACCGCTACTACTACTGGCAGTGGCGGGAAGGCGATTCGGTGACGTCGAAGTACAAAGGGCCGGTGAATCCCGACGAGTAGACGAGATGGAACTGTAGTCTGATGTTCTTTTCAGTACCATTAGAGACGTAGCAGGCGACACCCCCCAGAGTGTGAATGGGTTCGGTTTGCCCAACACCCCTCAGTGTGAATAGGTCCGGTCAACCCGGACGAGTAAAACTCGATGAGGGAGGACCCCCACCCCACGTTTCCGTCGTAACTGGATGTGGGTGGCGGGGGTGACGCTGATTTTGAAGGGACCACACCCCCCGCCTTTCCGTCGTTTCTCCACCGTCTCCGCATCATCAATAGTACCGACGACAAAGAAATCGTAGGACACACCCCCCGTTTTCGAGTTGTAAATGGGAGAGGGCTAAGAGATTACACAGTAGATCTAACGGCACGTCGAATCTCCTGACTCACCCACCCCCGTTTTCGAGTAGAAACAAGACATCCCGGCGACCGACACCCCCCGTTTTTGAGTAGTAAGCGCCAGAATGGTCGCGAAAGAACGAGGCTCGTAGGCTCCGTTCACGAATGAGAGGAATACCGAGCTTCGGACATGATTGCTGGTGAAGCCGCTTTGGTGATCTCGAATGTTTCACCCCCGCCCCCCTTTTTCGAGTTGTAAGTCGCTGGGAACAGGCCATCAAGACGTAGCGTAGCGCGAGTTGAGGTAACTGAAGCTACGTGGAGGCGTCGTGACCACCATCGGCGAGCCCGTGGGCGGCAAATTTTTCTTGATCGACTTCGGGGAGAGCAGCGTATGGGATCTCCTCTGCCTCGGTCACCGTGCCGGTTACGATATCCACCTTCACGGAGTACCTGGTGGCCGGCGTATTCTTGACCACCTCGTATGCCAGCTCGTAGACGCTGTCTTGGTAGGCGATATGTTGCTGTTCGGGCAGTGGCGGCCGTGTCGCCTTCGTTGTCGCGCCACCGTCGAGAATCCGATCGAACAGTTGTGCCGTTTCGTCGTTGCCTTCAGCAGGGCGGACTGTATCGAGGACCTTCGTCGGGAGTTTCGCGTCGGCAATCGTTGTCAGTTCGAGGCGTGCTGTAGGGGCTTCTGCAGCGGCGTTGCTTCCACCCAACCCACCGGGACTGGTGCAGCCAGCGAGTACTGCGGGGAGGGACGTGGCGGCGGTCGCGAGGAGGGCACGGCGGCGCAAAATCGTGATTCCACGAAGACGCTCGAAAAGCCTTGTGTCGGACGGATGAAGACAGCAAAAGCTCCGGAAACAGTGGAGGGGGCAGACTATTAACCAACAGACTCTGTTCCTGGTTCGGATTGTTGGTTAACAGCCTGTACTTGTCCACTGTCAAGTTCGGACTGTGAACAAGCCGTTCCCTCGGTATGTCAAGATGATGGGTTGTAGTACTGTCTACCTTGTACTGGAAACCCCCGTCGGGCAACTTTGAGTGGGTTTAGCGTCCCGGATTCTCGGGAATCGGGGGTATCTTTCGGCATCTCCCGGGAGAGCGCAGCCATCAATCAAGGCGTTCTTGACACAGGGGTATTCGTATCTCTCATCAGTCCTTCCCGAATTCACCCCCTTAGCCCGTGGTCGAGCAATTTTAGCGAGATAGTGGTGAACCGGTAGCTCGTCGAGGTATTTTCTACTGCCTCAAATCGGCCCGACGAGATTCTTCTACGATTTGAGACCGTTATTCGGATTTGAATATCGCGGATTTTGTCCAAAGGAAGAGGCGATATGCAATGTGCGAAGGCCGCCGGCTCTCTCAGGCCGAGGGGCCATCTCTGGAGTCCTGACTTCCGAAATATATCAGTTTGAGATCACAGTCTCGTCTACTGAGTCACCGGAGCGATCGTTGTTTCAACGACCTGCCCAGGGTGTCGGGATTGGGTCCTTGACAGCCCTGTCTGTGAGTCCGTCTCGTGGGTCCCCGATGTTGATGACGGCGGCGCGTGTCTCGTGGGCTATGGACTGTCCTGCGTGTGGTGGCCCGGTCACACTCGAGATCGGACCGAACCGACTTCCGTCGACGCCATTGACCGAAGTAGTGCTTGATGCTGCTGCAGACGAACGTCTCGACGTCCTCCGGACGTGCTGGGACTGTGGGTGGCAGGAGGAGCGCCGACTTCGGATCGAGGCAATCGACACGACCGCCGGCGATGCGGACACGATCGAGCGAGCCCGCCTTCTGGAAGAGATTACCGATGAGCTCGCGGCCATCGAGGCTCTCGGGACGCTGGAAGACACGCTGGCGGAGGTTCGCCGACAGCGCCGATTGGAGCCCTCGGCGGAAGATACAGACACAGACGCGACGGAGTGAGCATAGTGATGACCGACTCTGAACCCCCCCTATGACGTTCGTGAACGCACTGGAAACCCCGAGTACGCAATCGGTTGATGACGTCGTCGAACTCGTCCTCGAGGGGGCACAGACCACCACGAGTGGACCACCAGGACGCCCACATGGACGGAGCGATGGCGACTGTCGTCGACAGATATGACCCGGATACCGTCCGAACTGTTATCAAGCGCGTGCTCGTCGTCGTCGATCCGTTTCGAACTACCACGGCGGACCTTGACGTCAACAACATCGACCGCGCTCGAATCGAGACCGCAGCCACTCGATTCCTGGCAGAACTGAACGCACAGGGCGACGATTGCGTTCGATGGCCCAGATTCCTGACGCTCAGAGCGTGCGTTGTGGAAGCCCCGAAACCGTTACCAGCGTCTGTGTGAAATGTACGCACCGTATGGAACCAAGCGACGAGCTGCGGCGAGTTCATTTTCACTCGCCAGTGTCTCTCGTCGAGCGGCTCGACGCCATTGCGGAGGTCTACGACACGAACCGAGCAGACCTACTCGTTGAGGTCCTCCGCGAGTATCTCGACAAGACCGCGGACAATGAGCCGTTCCAAGAGCTCGTCGCGATGAAGTACTACGACGACCAACTCGAATTCGAGACGGTCACGCAGCTGGTCGGCGCCGAGACGGCTCATCGCCTCCGTCTTGTTAAATCGGATCTTGAAGACGCGTCACTCGATCTCGCTGCCCCTGACAACGTCGGCGTCTACGATGGCGACGCGACGGCGGTCGACGCCGAGATCCGCCGGCTGTACGAGCGGTATCAGACGGCCGAGAGCGACGCCGAGCGTCGAAAGATTGCCCTCAAGATGGGGAACCTCGATGGCCGGCGGCACGCGGAGATCTACACCGCACTCGAGGACGAGTAGCGGCTTTCTGTACATTAGTGACGGAATCGTTCGTGACTGGCCGGCTCATCGACATCTGAGGGGCATCGACAGCTAACTCCCTTTACCATCAGGGTCACATCTGTCGAGGTTGCTCGCGAGATACTGCTCTCTGTTCGCGTGGTATCGGAGACAGCTATTAGAAAGCCCTCGGCCGCTCGACATCCCGCGCCTCACGCTGTGCGCCTCGCTGGACTCGGTGCTTGCGGGGTCGGGGGACGGTCGAGGCGGCCTCACCCTTTCTGAGTCTGCCAGGTCGGCGGCTGGATAGGCCGTCGTCGCCGTCGGCTGTCCGGTGGTTCTCAACCGGCCCGCGCCGCTCGCCGCTGGCGCCCTCCGCGTCGCTCGCGACCGACCATTCCGGGCGGGCTTCCGCTCCAGTAGGTGCGGTTCCTGCCGGGCTAAAATGTATGTGCCCTCGACGCCAGCGGGAAAGCGCGGGGGGTTGCGCGGCGTGACTGCTCACCCCCCACGCTTTCTCCGCTGGTCGCTCGCTCCGGGCGGGTCGGCGCGCGGCGCTGGTTGAGTCCCTCCGTGCGGGCGCGCTCTCGCTCGCGCCCAGGAGGGCGCTCGCGAAGGCGCGAGCGAGAGCGCGCAGACGGCTCTGTCGGTCGTGACGTCGAGGAAACCGCGGTTTGGGGCCGCGGTGTCGGGCGCTGTGATGAGCGCCTTCAGGAGACTGCAATGTCGAGTAACAACGCGAGCGAAAAGACGGTTTCGGACGTACAGAGTACTACCACTGAGGAACGCGGTCACGAGACGACGGTCGAACACGAGCCGTCGGGGCGGTCGACCTGTCCGGAGTGTGAGGGCCAGGTGATCACCGAAGACGAGCAGTCGTTCTGCACGGACTGCGGGCTGATCGTCGCCGACGAGTGGGTCGACCTGAGCCCGACGCTGAACGACCTAGGCCTGGTCGGGGACGCCGACCAGAGCATCGAGACGGTGGACCCGCTGCGGACGGACAAGGGCCTGCACACGAAAATCGGGCGAAACACCGATGGGCGCGGTAACCCCCTAAGCAACGAACAGTGGGAGAAGGTCCAGCGCCTCCGGAAATGGCACAAGCGGATGCAGTTCGGCGAGAAGCGCAAGCGGACCAAGCGGCTCAACGAGGGACTGCGTGACATCGAGATGATCGGCGGCAACCTGAGCCTGCCGGACCACGTCATCAAGCAGGCGGCCCGACATCTCCGGAGCGCCTCGGAAGCGCGGCTACCGGGCGGGCGGA
This region includes:
- a CDS encoding transcription initiation factor IIB, whose translation is MSSNNASEKTVSDVQSTTTEERGHETTVEHEPSGRSTCPECEGQVITEDEQSFCTDCGLIVADEWVDLSPTLNDLGLVGDADQSIETVDPLRTDKGLHTKIGRNTDGRGNPLSNEQWEKVQRLRKWHKRMQFGEKRKRTKRLNEGLRDIEMIGGNLSLPDHVIKQAARHLRSASEARLPGGRMAWEALAGGAVLLAARASAVDRDEIDVAVAKHTKAPLERVCAAARKIRCQCGFDAPLIRPNAVMEVVDALDDDAIPGARAVRTWRLAQHLMKLGDRVPVGPGTPRCTVAASALYAADRLLSRKHLTQEQVAVAASTIVPTSRNRIARYSRELVDAYEAEHGTDDPGVGLEEERDTLR
- a CDS encoding MarR family transcriptional regulator — translated: MLRRIELEVLATVDRGDTISEIATKLDHSESYLSRAVGDLVEKGLVYTERDGRRKRVIPSDARAVELYQDLVRQHSHIEFPELLTGKALEVLYYLDQPRTVSEIADRSDNYRNTVNRVLKRFRDRGLVGTVDGHYEFNADFDRLHEFARELTHHLHRQRLEAVAPKGTILWEDYDEFLAQAETEIEAEGFHETGLGRFAAFDLQFLLTGHRYYVYSEDLDVVSPAELCCHTLLIDDGSRHRSYCLLLLSHVDVDEADLREQAAKYGLEDEIDALLRYLETYGEVDDERLPEWDEFQELAANYEVPLPQ
- a CDS encoding RNA-guided endonuclease InsQ/TnpB family protein, with amino-acid sequence MEVHRTVPVKLDVTEEQAELLHETIDEFRWAANYVVDAAWDGEWAETRKSVLHDLTYDELREQTRLHSNHVQSARDRAVDALESVLAKWSKGEYASLPTFTSPFVEYNQRNATFHDDHASLSTVDGRVIVEYVIPEVTGETPFSEYLRSNKWETTGATLHYRRGDFYLHVRTKADVDDPVPAENGTVLGVDLGVENIAVTSTGVFWSADELNHWRQEYVQRRKSLQECGSRWAHENVQAVGRKETGRFKQYLHRVANELVDEAAENGCTVIAFENLTDIRDRMPDARKFHEWAFRRLYDYVSYKAEVLGIQVEQVNPKNTSRRCSSCGFTHEDNRPAQDAFCCQSCEYENHADYNAAKNIGYRLLRNQTGGEGGAPVGVRLNTGMLNANGVKPLPDSARAGVHGEHHGP